From Leopardus geoffroyi isolate Oge1 chromosome B4, O.geoffroyi_Oge1_pat1.0, whole genome shotgun sequence, a single genomic window includes:
- the LOC123591838 gene encoding olfactory receptor 9K2-like gives MGDRGTDNHSEVTDFILVGFRVRSELHILLFLIFLLVYAMILLGNIGMMTIIMTDPRLNTPMYFFLGNLSFIDLFYSSVIAPKAMINFWSESKSISFAGCVTQLFLFALFIVAEGFLLAAMAYDRFIAICNPLLYSVQMSARLCTQLVAGSYLCGCISSVLQTSITFTLSFCASRAIDHFYCDDCPLQRLSCSDLYFHNMVTFFLCSIIILPTIIVIIVSYMYIVSTVLKIRSTEGRKKAFSTCSSHLGVVSVLYGAVIFMYFIPDRFPELSKVASLCYTLVTPMLNPLIYSLRNKDVREALRKILGKKILLFNSILTVT, from the coding sequence ATGGGTGACAGGGGAACAGACAATCACTCGGAAGTGACTGACTTCATCCTTGTAGGCTTCAGGGTCCGCTCCGAGCTCCACATTCTCCTCTTCCTGATCTTTCTGCTTGTGTATGCCATGATCCTTCTAGGGAATATTGGGATGATGACCATTATTATGACTGATCCCCGGCTGAACAcacccatgtatttcttcctagGCAACCTGTccttcattgatctcttctattcaTCTGTTATTGCACCCAAGGCCATGATCAACTTCTGGTCTGAGAGCAAGTCCATCTCCTTTGCAGGTTGTGTGACccagctctttctctttgccctcttcATCGTGGCAGAGGGATTTCTCCTGGCagccatggcctatgaccgcttcATTGCCATCTGCAACCCACTCCTCTACTCTGTCCAGATGTCAGCACGTCTCTGCACTCAGTTGGTGGCTGGTTCCTATTTATGCGGCTGCATCAGCTCAGTTCTTCAGACAAGCATAACATTTACTTTGTCCTTTTGTGCTTCCCGAGCCATCGACCACTTTTACTGTGATGACTGTCCACTTCAGAGGTTATCTTGTTCTGATCTCTACTTTCATAACATGGTTACGTTTTTCTTATGCAGCATTATTATTTTGCCTACCATAATTGTCATTATTGTGTCCTATATGTATATTGTGTCCACAGTTCTAAAGATAAGATCCACTGAGGGACGTAAGAAAGCATTCTCCACTTGCAGCTCTCACCTGGGAGTCGTGAGTGTGTTGTACGGTGCcgtgatttttatgtatttcatccCTGATAGATTTCCTGAGCTGAGTAAAGTGGCCTCGTTATGTTACACCCTAGTCACTCCCATGCTGAATCCTTTGATTTATTCTCTGAGAAACAAAGATGTCAGAGAAGCTTTGAGAAagattctggggaaaaaaatacttctatttaATTCTATCTTAACAGTGACATAA